A genomic window from Silene latifolia isolate original U9 population chromosome 11, ASM4854445v1, whole genome shotgun sequence includes:
- the LOC141611734 gene encoding uncharacterized protein LOC141611734 yields the protein MLTLSFTCPKSLKPSLFSLFPPPISNHFSRHFTLSATTTTTPTTITERGLQFQTGGSFFRHESFTGRDLGVLSAALHKRTHLELRVLDAMSGCGVRSLRYLAEAGADFVWANDGNEEYRGVLTANLGAVSRDSEGNRRWVVTNSDANRVMTECYLQRDFFDFIDVDSFGSDSTFLRSAFNTLKIGGLLYLTSTDGYSAGGHRPNNSLASYGAYVRPMPYANEIGLRMLIGGAVREASVLGYYITPLFSYYSYHGPVFRVMLRVDRGKLSDMRHYGFISYCNKCGNSQAYSWGELGKMICSCSNYTKPSLVVSGPLWTGPLHQGPYLTEMLNLAKEWGWIGDGVGLDLEKLVNQMIDESDPDLPFGYIKLDQIAHRAKVNSPPIRNLMSVLQKEGFAVSRSHIASNAIKTNCPMTTCIKLVQDLQNH from the exons ATGTTAACCTTATCCTTTACTTGTCCTAAATCCCTAAAACCCTCCCTCTTCTCCCTTTTCCCGCCCCCCATTTCCAACCACTTTTCCCGCCATTTTACTCTCTCCGCCACCACAACCACAACTCCAACCACCATCACCGAAAGGGGCCTCCAGTTCCAAACAGGCGGTTCCTTCTTCCGACACGAAAGCTTCACCGGCCGTGACCTCGGCGTCCTGTCCGCAGCCCTCCACAAGCGCACCCACCTCGAACTCCGCGTCCTCGATGCCATGTCCGGCTGCGGGGTCCGCTCCTTGAGGTACCTGGCCGAGGCCGGGGCTGACTTTGTCTGGGCTAATGACGGCAACGAGGAGTACAGGGGAGTGTTGACTGCCAATTTGGGAGCTGTTTCGAGGGATTCGGAGGGGAACAGGAGATGGGTTGTCACCAATTCCGATGCGAATAGAGTTATGACTGAGTGTTATTTGCAGAGGGATTTCTTTGATTTTATTGATGTCGATTCTTTTGGAAGTGATTCGACTTTTTTGAGGTCCGCGTTTAATACGTTGAAGATTGGTGGTTTGCTTTATTTAACTTCTACTGATGGATACTCCGCTGGTGGACATCGCCCAaataa CTCTTTAGCTTCATACGGGGCTTATGTTCGTCCAATGCCCTATGCAAACGAGATTGGATTGAGAATGCTCATAGGTGGAGCTGTTCGTGAAGCATCTGTGCTGGGATATTACATCACCCCTCTCTTTTCTTACTACTCATACCATGGACCTGTCTTTCGAGTTATGCTGAGAGTTGATCGCGGAAAGCTCAGTGATATGAG ACATTATGGATTTATAAGCTACTGCAACAAGTGTGGCAATTCTCAAGCATATTCATGGGGTGAACTCGGGAAGATGATTTGCTCCTGCAGCAATTATACCAAG CCTTCTCTCGTTGTCTCGGGCCCGCTCTGGACAGGCCCTCTTCATCAAGGTCCTTACCTCACAGAGATGTTGAACTTGGCAAAAGAATGGGGATGGATAGGTGATGGTGTCGGGCTGGATTTGGAGAAACTTGTTAACCAAATGATAGATGAAAGCGACCCGGATTTACCTTTTGGGTACATCAAACTAGACCAG ATAGCTCATCGCGCAAAAGTAAACTCTCCACCCATCCGAAATTTGATGAGTGTGCTACAAAAG GAAGGTTTTGCTGTTAGTAGGTCTCATATTGCTTCCAATGCAATTAAGACTAATTGTCCGATGACAACCTGCATTAAACTTGTACAAGACCTCCAAAATCACTAA